A single window of Sulfurihydrogenibium subterraneum DSM 15120 DNA harbors:
- a CDS encoding universal stress protein, whose protein sequence is MAFKKIVVGYDGSVYANNALKKAIEVAKCSEAEIYVVGVIKPLDFGLIDYITPTELEEYEKEEILKEEKYLKEAIKIVEESGLKASYKILEGDPSEEIMTYADEVGADLIVVGHRGLGGFKRLLLGSTSSEIVKYAKQNVLVVKS, encoded by the coding sequence ATGGCATTTAAAAAAATAGTAGTAGGGTATGATGGCTCTGTATATGCAAACAACGCTCTAAAAAAAGCTATAGAAGTTGCAAAATGTAGCGAAGCTGAAATATACGTTGTAGGTGTTATAAAACCATTAGATTTTGGATTGATAGATTACATAACTCCAACAGAGCTTGAAGAGTATGAAAAAGAGGAAATATTAAAAGAAGAAAAGTATTTAAAAGAAGCTATAAAAATAGTGGAAGAGTCTGGATTAAAAGCATCTTACAAAATTTTAGAAGGAGATCCTTCAGAAGAGATTATGACCTATGCAGATGAAGTGGGAGCTGATTTGATAGTAGTAGGGCATAGAGGTTTAGGAGGATTTAAAAGACTGCTTTTAGGAAGTACATCTTCAGAGATAGTTAAGTATGCTAAACAAAATGTACTGGTTGTAAAATCTTGA
- a CDS encoding YeiH family protein, translated as MQYIAGFIFSSFLALVAMFISGLDVVKSTVNFSPLIIAIIIGIVIGNTVKIPEVLKPGINFSLKKILRIAIIFLGFRLTFQNIIDVGLEGLIVDAFMLISTFILTVFVSQRFFGLDSQMSYMIASGSSICGASAVLATSPIVKGQMHQAAMAVATVTIFGTIAMFLYPLVYKSGLLPGLDDITYGVYTGATVHEVAQVVAAGFAVSDQAGNTATIAKLTRVIMLAPLLLFLSFYFAKKHATHGVNLREIPIPWFVFGFVAMVGVNSMSIFSKEIVNIINQVDTFLLTVSMAALGIETSLEKMKKAGMKPIYAAFVVFIYLFVVGYIVTLVFHKILA; from the coding sequence ATGCAGTATATAGCAGGTTTTATTTTTAGCAGTTTTTTAGCTTTAGTGGCTATGTTTATATCTGGACTTGACGTAGTTAAATCTACAGTAAATTTTAGCCCTTTGATTATAGCGATTATAATAGGTATAGTTATAGGTAATACAGTTAAAATTCCTGAAGTTTTAAAACCAGGGATAAACTTCTCTTTGAAGAAAATTCTTAGAATAGCAATAATATTTTTAGGTTTTAGGCTTACTTTTCAAAACATTATTGACGTGGGACTTGAAGGGTTGATAGTAGATGCTTTTATGCTTATATCTACATTTATTCTTACTGTTTTTGTATCTCAGAGATTTTTTGGACTTGACAGTCAGATGAGTTATATGATTGCATCAGGGTCTTCTATATGTGGAGCTTCTGCTGTATTGGCAACATCTCCTATAGTAAAAGGTCAGATGCATCAGGCGGCGATGGCTGTTGCTACCGTAACTATATTCGGTACTATAGCAATGTTTTTATATCCTCTTGTTTACAAATCTGGCCTTCTCCCAGGATTAGATGATATAACATACGGTGTTTATACAGGGGCAACTGTTCACGAAGTTGCTCAGGTTGTTGCAGCTGGGTTTGCAGTTTCAGACCAAGCAGGTAATACAGCAACCATAGCAAAGTTAACAAGGGTTATAATGCTTGCTCCTTTACTTCTGTTTTTAAGCTTTTACTTTGCAAAAAAACACGCTACCCACGGCGTAAACCTAAGAGAGATACCTATCCCTTGGTTTGTTTTTGGATTTGTTGCTATGGTAGGAGTTAACTCTATGTCAATTTTTTCTAAAGAGATAGTTAATATAATTAACCAAGTAGATACATTTTTATTAACTGTATCTATGGCAGCTCTGGGGATTGAAACATCTTTAGAAAAGATGAAAAAAGCTGGAATGAAGCCTATATACGCTGCTTTTGTTGTTTTTATATATCTATTTGTGGTAGGATACATAGTTACGTTAGTATTTCATAAAATTTTAGCTTAA
- a CDS encoding transglutaminaseTgpA domain-containing protein, protein MELVKEKVFSVKKLVKVNAYISSILAYTIIFPYLSAIYSFVFSGLFILALYKDFFRPFTISRFIFNTAGVFFVLLMFLQINTNNIVQPALDTITALLGLKLLEDKKFRDYMQVYLIVALILSGYTLLAISMFFLLYLIFFVFFLNYGVILLSYYQKDPSLTFDLKQLKSFILKTSLIPVFSIPITVFLFFTLPRTSYPMLNFIQGQGKGKTGFSDNVSLGEVSSIQQDNSVVARVVMKRTQKEVYLRGIVFDYFDGKRWQSQEKFLNTKFTHISGQKVEYTIYLEPTYQQYLFSVDVPYNITTPNGFIVFRNSDLTYKTDKPITAKIKYSGESFITDGYFQQLNPSVYLQLPQISSSIVNLAKHLKKESPEKTAQEIFNYLQTFSYSLKDLPTGENPLEDFLFKTKKGNCEYFASAMAVLLRLNGIPSRLIGGYKTTAYNETGGYYIFREKDAHVWVESYINDRWVKFDPTPPIRDIIVENLYKQNFLKQWFELMDYYYTTFIVNYDFSKQVQLINKVKSGFTNLNFKQSFNLNKNFLVAVFSLLILIYLGYVLIKNLSEPYEKRLLNMFLRKMIKLGYEKKENEGLEEFVSKIDNPTIKEKALKFVKMYESFLFKDKKISEKEFNHLKELLKEL, encoded by the coding sequence ATGGAATTAGTTAAAGAAAAAGTTTTTTCAGTTAAAAAGTTAGTCAAGGTAAATGCTTATATTTCAAGTATACTGGCTTACACTATAATATTTCCTTATTTATCAGCTATTTACAGTTTTGTTTTTTCTGGTTTGTTTATACTGGCTCTGTATAAAGATTTCTTTAGACCTTTTACAATCTCAAGGTTTATATTTAATACAGCAGGTGTATTTTTTGTTTTACTTATGTTTTTACAGATAAACACAAACAACATAGTCCAACCTGCACTTGATACGATTACAGCTCTACTTGGACTTAAACTTTTAGAAGATAAAAAGTTTAGAGACTACATGCAGGTTTATCTTATAGTGGCTTTGATATTATCTGGATACACTCTTTTGGCTATCAGTATGTTTTTTTTACTTTATTTGATTTTCTTTGTCTTTTTCCTAAACTATGGCGTGATTTTACTATCTTACTACCAAAAAGACCCAAGTTTAACGTTTGACTTAAAACAGCTTAAAAGTTTTATTTTAAAAACTTCATTAATACCCGTCTTTTCAATTCCAATAACGGTTTTCTTATTCTTTACACTTCCAAGGACAAGCTATCCAATGCTCAACTTCATTCAAGGACAGGGGAAGGGAAAAACTGGCTTTTCTGATAATGTATCTTTAGGTGAAGTATCTTCTATACAGCAAGATAACTCAGTAGTGGCAAGGGTCGTTATGAAAAGGACACAAAAAGAAGTTTATTTAAGGGGGATAGTTTTTGATTACTTTGACGGTAAAAGATGGCAATCTCAAGAAAAGTTTTTAAATACAAAGTTTACCCATATATCAGGTCAAAAAGTAGAATACACAATTTATTTAGAGCCTACCTATCAGCAATACCTATTTTCTGTAGATGTTCCATACAACATAACAACACCAAACGGATTTATAGTTTTTAGGAATTCAGACTTAACTTATAAAACAGATAAACCTATAACGGCAAAAATCAAATACAGTGGAGAATCTTTTATAACAGACGGTTATTTTCAGCAGTTAAATCCTTCCGTTTACCTACAACTGCCACAGATTTCAAGTAGTATCGTAAACCTTGCAAAACATCTAAAAAAAGAAAGTCCTGAAAAAACAGCACAGGAGATTTTTAACTATCTTCAGACTTTTTCATACTCTTTAAAAGACCTTCCAACAGGAGAAAACCCATTAGAAGATTTTTTATTTAAGACTAAAAAAGGAAACTGTGAATACTTTGCCTCAGCTATGGCTGTTTTGCTTAGGTTAAACGGTATTCCTTCAAGATTAATAGGAGGATACAAGACAACAGCTTACAATGAAACTGGAGGTTATTATATATTCAGAGAAAAAGATGCTCACGTTTGGGTGGAAAGCTACATAAACGACAGATGGGTAAAGTTTGACCCAACTCCTCCTATAAGAGATATTATAGTTGAAAATCTGTATAAACAAAACTTTTTAAAACAGTGGTTTGAGCTTATGGATTACTACTACACAACTTTTATCGTAAACTACGACTTTTCAAAACAGGTTCAGCTTATAAATAAAGTTAAATCTGGTTTTACTAATCTCAATTTTAAACAATCATTTAACTTAAATAAAAACTTTTTAGTAGCTGTCTTTTCACTTTTAATCTTAATTTACTTAGGCTATGTTTTAATTAAAAACCTATCTGAACCTTACGAAAAAAGACTTTTAAATATGTTTTTAAGAAAGATGATAAAGTTAGGATACGAAAAGAAAGAAAACGAAGGTCTGGAAGAGTTTGTTTCAAAGATAGACAACCCTACCATTAAAGAAAAAGCTTTAAAGTTTGTAAAAATGTACGAGAGCTTCTTGTTTAAAGATAAAAAGATATCAGAAAAAGAGTTTAACCACTTAAAGGAGCTTCTTAAAGAGTTGTAA